One Pyrenophora tritici-repentis strain M4 chromosome 5, whole genome shotgun sequence DNA window includes the following coding sequences:
- a CDS encoding DltE, Short-chain dehydrogenase — MVEGKRTQYALITGCTPGGIGHYLSLEFAERGFQVLGTVRDPAKYTSPHKNITYLPLEVTSNESIQELFKRVTEITGGKLDILYNNAGRNYVIPALDYDEDELMDLFQTNLFSVMKMCSTFIPLLVEAKGTIAQTGSIAGIMPYIWGAPYNASKAALHAYSDTLRVELAPLGVRVITVVTGGVISNIARNDRKLPLGSLMAPLAAEYERRLKHSQELGMNTRQYASSCVKQVIAGDGLLSKKRWIWEGKMSWLVWFAWTFLPTSVLDYYFTSQFNLNKLRGTVGPDKKDR; from the exons ATGGTTGAAGGAAAGAGAACGCAATATGCGCTAATTACAGG ATGTACGCCTGGCGGCATTGGGCATTACCTATCACTGGAATTTGCTGAAAGAG GCTTCCAGGTCTTGGGTACAGTCCGCGATCCCGCCAAGTACACCTCACCTCACAAGAACATTACCTACCTTCCTCTCGAGGTCACCAGCAACGAATCGATACAGGAACTGTTCAAACGCGTTACCGAAATCACTGGAGGCAAACTTGACATACTATACAACAATGCTGGGCGCAACTATGTCATACCAGCGCTCGATTACGACGAGGACGAATTAATGGATCTTTTCCAGACGAACCTCTTCTCTGTGATGAAGATGTGCAGCACCTTCATACCACTATTGGTCGAAGCAAAGGGTACAATTGCCCAAACTGGATCTATTGCTGGAATCATGCCTTACATCTGGGGAGCTCCGTACAACGCGTCCAAAGCCGCATTACATGCCTACTCCGATACATTGCGCGTCGAGCTTGCACCCCTCGGCGTCCGTGTCATCACTGTTGTGACTGGCGGAGTCATATCCAACATTGCGCGCAATGACCGAAAGCTTCCACTCGGCTCGTTGATGGCACCGCTCGCAGCCGAGTATGAAAGGAGATTGAAGCATAGCCAGGAGTTGGGCATGAACACGAGACAGTATGCAAGCAGTTGTGTTAAGCAGGTGATTGCTGGTGATGGACTGCTCAGCAAGAAGAGGTGGATATGGGAGGGAAAGATGAGTTGGTTGGTATGGTTTGCGTGGACATTTTTGCCGACTTCAGTGCTTGATTATTACTTCACGTCACAGTTCAACCTGAACAAGCTGAGAGGAACTGTGGGACCAGATAAGAAGGACAGATAA